The Pedobacter mucosus genome window below encodes:
- a CDS encoding PKD domain-containing protein, whose protein sequence is MKTGCRRKWSNIALIFEILIFTSFASTAQITIGTIDAGPYTNGSTIAATFTIDNTICVSPGNEFQTYLSDASGSFNSEILIGKYTGFYSTYVNGLIPAGVPAGSGYKVRIKSTNPASISTTSSAFKIQAGIPITASISSTLLTPSNPETFGTCISKPNNTLFFANESSPNTTVSATVTDEGTGNKTTLNFVTPNQSFVAQQSHYTVLTTATMPDGTKGTKAYLIVNNRTITAFGTSGNNTVCLPMGFLEFNVDITSANGIQHNFPGDSYLITWGDQSSSLYTLCDIKNAGGVVKHPYIKSSCGSVSSTSSGIVYNAFDVSIKVMNDFCGDIGTPVSSYAKVVVKPVNSFSFNSPSCTNEAVTFTNTSILGENPNSNTPGCSPNLVTYTWYVDGALEAVNKPHSFNLVKTFTTHGTHIIRLESISTGACSADPVEMTICIQDKPKPAFTLSAATICSSATVKATDQSILDNICDAANTYQWVVSPAASFVNGTNESSKEPEFRFTSAGKYTVTLNITTPSCGVIASIPKTIIVNETPTATLSPNITLCNLATYDFNNTTSGPTNTQFTGTTEDLLDTYTWTIIPAGSGTYSFTGGTTINSKYPSIKFDSYDEYTVTVVHKNNCGTISKSQKVTFTTAPVINAGTDKSICYNETSFNLAGSIVGAVTSQSWIGGLGTFSPSRNDLNAVYTPTSQEKIDGIVTLRLRVTTILAAPCNQIDDDIILTIKPDISITSATSKSICTGNEVAYLPTNNVAGSTFTWVATATANASGFSASGAGEIKDVITNTDLINNATITYVITPHQDGCDGTPFSFVVTVTPKPIASATAAKALICNNQLAGITISSNLTNTSYIYSSVVTGSVTGNSNRVTASSDPIIYDILFNNGTSIGTVTYTITPISVSGCSGAIATITLSVLPNATLANAGPDESICNAVSYVLKGNNADVGTGKWTIVSAPNPITFADETKGNTTINGLQAGNIYVLRWTIGDGACANTSDDVQITVNPLSVGGTTNGDVNVCAGINAGNINLSGEIGVIVRWEKSIDNGTTWATIASTANPYVFTNLTLTTQFRAVIQSGICAEAISTISTITVSAGTVVANAGIDQTLCSGSGAILNGNNPSPNTGNWVLTSGQAGVTFSDASLFNTAVTGFVAGETYNFKWTISGSGPCPSSSSETTITYLPPVQNLITGLASPICAGQSITINGDLPTGGTGIFTYQWQNSIDGNSWSNLSSATSKDLTLAIATTTFYRRLVNSAVCTSTSNAVKVDVLLALTNNSILTDQTICEGASASTLTGSTPIGGNGTFIYQWQFSLDGVNYIDVAGATASDFSPLSPSETIFYRRSITSGCANLLSNEIKITVNLPAKAEIVFTKDKGCAPFNLDATNISATLYPDRNSTYTWFANNVQIGVGIKFPGYLLANNDETVVIKLVTTSSLGCANDEKTHTFFTQPDVKANYTQNAVSGCGPLNVTFTNTSNSLTAAAFKWDFGNGVTSNLAQPAAIVYQPDLTGKDITYTVTLEATTPCGVSTKTSTVFVKASPISVFSPDKTTGCSPFTVTFSNTSPNNSGTYTYDFGDGTTLTKTDKTSVTHTYTAVTVKNYIVKMVASNECGANESQYNIQVAPNSITPELVVNSNQIKGCAPFKVDFHNNTIGATTFVYDFGDGSTALTNTSPEIVSHTFTKGGKFTVTLYASNGCSNATTTEIIEVLDQPLVSFTADKTSGCEGVIVKFKNTSSNAIGYVWDFGDGTTSTDFEPSHTYTGAGVNYSVSLTATNILSCTNSAIQTGYINVLAPATAEFVVTPGNELSIPNYTFGFKDISIGVVSWEWNFGDGAVSTLQNPNHTYNKEGEYRVTLKVLNKGGCSSTIYQTVRIIGVPGFLNLPNSFMPASAVNELRTFKAKGRGISDWHMTIFNKWGQMLWETKQLDDGAPLEGWDGTFSGKEQPQGVYYWKIDVKFVNGGDWKGVTYDSSPPMKTGVIYLIR, encoded by the coding sequence ATGAAAACCGGTTGTAGAAGGAAATGGTCAAATATTGCCCTAATATTTGAAATTTTAATATTTACGTCTTTCGCGAGTACTGCACAAATAACTATTGGAACAATTGATGCAGGCCCATACACTAATGGTAGTACCATTGCTGCAACCTTTACAATTGATAATACCATTTGCGTTTCTCCAGGAAATGAATTTCAAACGTATCTGTCTGACGCATCTGGAAGTTTTAATTCTGAAATCCTAATTGGTAAATACACTGGTTTCTATAGTACCTATGTAAATGGATTAATCCCTGCTGGCGTACCTGCAGGATCTGGTTATAAAGTAAGAATAAAATCTACAAATCCTGCTTCCATTAGTACAACAAGTTCCGCATTTAAAATACAAGCTGGCATTCCTATCACTGCAAGTATTAGTTCAACTTTACTTACTCCAAGCAATCCAGAAACTTTTGGTACTTGTATTAGTAAACCTAATAATACTTTATTTTTTGCAAACGAATCTTCTCCTAATACAACGGTTTCAGCTACCGTTACAGATGAGGGAACGGGAAATAAAACGACATTAAATTTTGTAACACCAAATCAAAGTTTCGTTGCTCAACAATCGCACTATACGGTTTTAACAACGGCTACAATGCCCGATGGCACTAAAGGTACAAAAGCCTATTTAATTGTTAATAATAGAACGATAACCGCCTTCGGAACTTCAGGTAATAATACCGTTTGTTTACCAATGGGTTTTTTGGAATTTAATGTGGATATCACTTCAGCTAACGGTATTCAACATAACTTTCCTGGTGATAGTTATTTAATAACCTGGGGAGATCAATCTTCGTCGCTTTATACTTTATGTGATATAAAAAATGCTGGTGGCGTTGTTAAACATCCATATATTAAATCATCCTGCGGAAGTGTTTCATCAACGAGTAGCGGAATTGTTTATAACGCATTCGACGTTTCCATCAAGGTTATGAATGATTTTTGTGGAGATATCGGAACGCCTGTATCATCTTATGCAAAAGTTGTTGTTAAACCTGTAAACTCTTTTTCATTTAACTCGCCTTCCTGTACCAATGAAGCAGTTACCTTTACAAACACCAGTATTTTGGGAGAAAATCCTAATTCAAATACCCCTGGCTGTTCGCCAAATTTAGTTACATACACTTGGTATGTAGATGGCGCTTTAGAAGCTGTAAATAAACCACACTCGTTTAATTTGGTAAAAACGTTTACTACACATGGTACACATATTATCCGATTAGAATCAATAAGTACGGGCGCATGTTCTGCAGATCCTGTAGAAATGACAATCTGTATTCAAGATAAACCTAAACCAGCATTTACGTTAAGTGCAGCAACAATTTGCTCTTCGGCTACAGTAAAAGCAACTGATCAATCCATTTTAGATAACATCTGTGATGCTGCAAACACTTATCAATGGGTGGTTTCGCCTGCAGCTAGCTTTGTAAATGGAACAAACGAATCGAGTAAAGAACCCGAATTTCGTTTCACCAGCGCAGGGAAATATACCGTAACCTTAAATATTACTACTCCATCATGCGGAGTGATTGCTAGCATCCCCAAAACTATAATTGTTAATGAAACTCCTACTGCAACGCTCTCTCCTAACATCACTCTGTGTAATTTAGCTACCTACGATTTTAATAACACCACATCTGGCCCAACCAATACACAGTTTACAGGCACAACTGAAGATCTTTTAGATACTTACACCTGGACGATTATACCGGCTGGCTCAGGAACTTATAGCTTTACTGGTGGCACAACAATTAATTCGAAATATCCTTCCATTAAATTTGATAGTTACGATGAATACACGGTAACTGTTGTTCACAAAAATAATTGCGGTACCATATCAAAATCTCAAAAAGTAACTTTTACAACGGCTCCGGTTATTAACGCAGGTACCGACAAGTCGATTTGTTATAACGAAACTAGTTTTAACTTAGCAGGATCAATTGTTGGTGCAGTAACATCCCAAAGTTGGATTGGTGGATTAGGTACTTTTTCCCCAAGTAGAAATGATCTTAATGCAGTTTATACGCCGACATCCCAAGAAAAAATTGATGGCATAGTTACCTTAAGATTAAGGGTTACTACCATTTTAGCTGCACCATGTAACCAAATAGATGATGATATCATTTTAACAATTAAGCCGGATATTTCCATAACAAGCGCTACAAGTAAAAGCATTTGTACTGGAAATGAAGTAGCTTATTTACCAACAAATAATGTCGCGGGCTCTACATTTACCTGGGTTGCAACTGCAACAGCTAACGCTTCAGGTTTTTCAGCATCAGGGGCAGGAGAAATTAAAGACGTTATTACCAATACCGATTTAATAAATAATGCCACGATAACTTATGTTATAACGCCACATCAAGATGGTTGCGATGGTACACCATTTAGTTTTGTAGTAACGGTTACGCCAAAACCTATAGCTTCAGCAACGGCTGCAAAGGCACTTATTTGTAATAACCAACTAGCAGGCATCACGATTTCATCAAACTTAACAAACACAAGCTATATCTACAGCAGTGTAGTTACGGGTTCTGTAACCGGAAATTCGAATAGGGTAACGGCCAGCAGTGATCCAATAATTTATGATATTTTATTCAACAATGGAACTTCTATTGGTACTGTTACTTATACCATAACGCCGATATCAGTTAGTGGATGCTCAGGTGCGATCGCTACAATTACACTTTCGGTATTACCGAATGCAACTTTAGCAAATGCCGGTCCTGATGAATCAATTTGCAATGCCGTTAGCTATGTTTTAAAAGGAAATAACGCAGATGTTGGAACTGGAAAATGGACAATCGTATCTGCTCCTAACCCTATTACTTTTGCTGATGAAACAAAAGGAAATACCACTATTAATGGTTTGCAAGCTGGAAATATTTATGTTTTACGGTGGACAATTGGAGATGGTGCATGTGCAAACACCAGCGACGATGTTCAAATAACAGTAAATCCTTTAAGTGTTGGCGGTACCACTAATGGCGATGTAAATGTTTGTGCTGGTATAAACGCAGGCAACATTAATTTATCTGGCGAAATAGGCGTTATTGTTCGGTGGGAAAAATCAATTGATAATGGAACCACCTGGGCTACGATTGCATCAACAGCTAACCCATATGTTTTTACCAATTTAACGCTTACTACTCAATTTAGAGCCGTAATACAAAGCGGTATTTGTGCAGAAGCAATATCTACAATAAGCACAATTACAGTAAGTGCAGGCACAGTTGTAGCAAATGCAGGTATTGATCAAACTTTATGCAGCGGAAGTGGTGCCATTTTAAATGGAAACAATCCATCTCCAAATACAGGTAACTGGGTGTTAACTTCTGGCCAGGCTGGCGTAACCTTTTCCGATGCTTCATTATTCAATACAGCCGTAACCGGATTTGTTGCTGGTGAAACTTACAATTTTAAGTGGACCATTTCTGGTTCTGGCCCTTGCCCTTCATCTTCGTCAGAAACAACAATAACTTATCTTCCACCGGTACAAAATTTAATAACTGGTTTAGCTTCTCCAATTTGCGCCGGCCAAAGTATTACCATAAATGGCGACTTACCGACAGGCGGGACAGGCATATTTACCTATCAATGGCAAAATAGTATCGATGGAAACTCTTGGTCTAATTTATCATCGGCAACTAGCAAAGATTTAACTCTAGCAATTGCCACGACTACTTTTTACAGGCGATTAGTAAACAGTGCAGTTTGTACTTCAACCAGTAATGCAGTAAAAGTTGATGTTTTGTTAGCACTCACTAACAATTCCATATTAACAGATCAAACGATTTGTGAAGGTGCTTCGGCCTCAACCCTTACAGGCTCTACGCCGATTGGCGGCAATGGTACATTTATTTATCAATGGCAATTTAGTTTAGATGGCGTTAATTATATAGACGTAGCCGGAGCAACAGCAAGTGATTTTTCACCGCTGTCGCCCTCTGAAACAATTTTTTATAGAAGAAGCATAACTAGTGGTTGTGCAAATTTGTTAAGTAACGAAATAAAAATCACGGTCAATCTTCCTGCGAAAGCAGAAATAGTTTTTACGAAAGATAAAGGTTGTGCGCCTTTCAATTTAGATGCTACAAACATAAGTGCAACGTTGTATCCAGATAGAAATAGCACTTATACCTGGTTTGCTAATAATGTTCAAATTGGTGTTGGTATTAAATTTCCAGGTTATTTGTTAGCCAATAATGATGAAACTGTAGTAATCAAATTGGTAACAACAAGTAGTTTAGGTTGCGCAAACGACGAAAAAACACATACTTTTTTTACACAACCTGATGTAAAAGCAAATTATACTCAAAACGCGGTAAGTGGTTGCGGACCGTTAAATGTTACTTTTACAAACACTTCAAATTCGTTAACCGCAGCAGCATTTAAATGGGATTTTGGAAATGGCGTTACTTCAAATTTAGCACAGCCTGCGGCAATTGTTTATCAGCCAGATCTTACCGGAAAAGATATAACTTATACGGTAACATTAGAAGCCACAACACCTTGTGGAGTAAGCACAAAAACTTCTACCGTGTTTGTTAAGGCAAGTCCGATTTCAGTTTTCTCGCCTGATAAAACCACTGGTTGTTCGCCATTTACCGTAACTTTCAGTAATACATCGCCAAACAATTCTGGCACCTATACTTACGATTTTGGTGATGGAACAACCCTTACTAAAACCGATAAAACCAGTGTAACACATACTTATACCGCGGTTACTGTAAAAAATTATATTGTAAAAATGGTGGCTTCAAATGAGTGCGGAGCCAACGAATCACAATATAATATTCAGGTTGCGCCTAACAGCATAACTCCAGAATTGGTTGTAAATAGCAATCAGATTAAAGGATGTGCACCGTTTAAGGTAGATTTTCATAACAATACAATAGGTGCAACTACATTTGTATATGATTTTGGTGATGGAAGTACGGCGCTTACCAATACTTCGCCAGAAATTGTTTCACATACCTTTACCAAAGGAGGGAAATTTACCGTTACGCTTTATGCTTCTAATGGATGTTCTAATGCGACAACTACAGAAATAATCGAAGTGCTCGATCAGCCTTTAGTTAGCTTTACTGCTGATAAAACCAGTGGTTGCGAAGGGGTTATTGTAAAATTTAAAAACACCAGTAGCAATGCCATTGGTTATGTATGGGATTTTGGTGATGGCACCACCTCAACTGATTTTGAACCAAGCCATACCTACACCGGAGCTGGCGTAAATTATTCAGTTAGTTTAACGGCTACAAATATACTAAGCTGTACCAACAGCGCTATTCAAACTGGCTACATTAACGTTCTTGCGCCAGCAACAGCAGAATTTGTGGTAACTCCAGGCAATGAATTGTCTATTCCAAATTACACTTTTGGTTTTAAAGATATAAGTATTGGGGTAGTTAGTTGGGAGTGGAATTTTGGAGACGGTGCAGTATCAACACTTCAAAACCCAAATCATACTTATAATAAGGAAGGTGAATATAGGGTTACCTTAAAAGTGCTCAATAAAGGTGGCTGTTCATCAACCATATATCAAACGGTAAGAATTATAGGAGTACCAGGATTTTTAAATTTACCCAACTCATTTATGCCAGCAAGCGCAGTAAATGAACTGAGAACTTTTAAAGCAAAAGGTAGGGGAATTTCAGATTGGCACATGACCATTTTTAACAAATGGGGACAAATGCTTTGGGAAACCAAACAGCTTGATGATGGCGCTCCACTAGAAGGTTGGGATGGAACTTTTAGCGGTAAAGAGCAGCCACAAGGGGTTTACTATTGGAAAATTGATGTGAAGTTTGTGAATGGAGGTGATTGGAAAGGAGTGACTTACGATTCGTCACCACCAATGAAAACAGGAGTTATATATTTAATAAGATGA
- the groL gene encoding chaperonin GroEL (60 kDa chaperone family; promotes refolding of misfolded polypeptides especially under stressful conditions; forms two stacked rings of heptamers to form a barrel-shaped 14mer; ends can be capped by GroES; misfolded proteins enter the barrel where they are refolded when GroES binds) produces the protein MSKQVKYNVEARDALKRGVDILANAVKVTLGPKGRNVIIDKKFGSPIITKDGVTVAKEIELKDAVENMGAQMVKEVASKTADIAGDGTTTATVLAQAIITTGIKNVAAGANPMDLKRGIDKAVLAVVENLKSQSQAVGDDNNKIKQVASISANNDEVIGSLIAEAMSKVGKDGVITVEEAKGTETEVKTVEGMQFDRGYLSPYFVTNADKMEAELENPYILIYDKKISNMKELLPVLEKTVQTGKPLVIISEDLDGEALATLVVNKIRGSLKVVAVKAPGFGDRRKAMLEDIAILTGGIVVSEERGYKLENADLTYLGSAEKVVVDKDNTTVINGAGNSEDIKSRVSQIKSQIETTTSDYDKEKLQERLAKLAGGVAVLYVGAASEVEMKEKKDRVDDALHATRAAVEEGIVAGGGVAFIRAVEALANLKGANEDENTGIQIIRRAIEEPLRQICENAGVEGSIVVQKVKEGTADFGYNARTDVYENLIGAGVIDPTKVSRVALENAASIAAMLLTTEVVLADEPEEAGAGAHPPMGGGGGMGGMM, from the coding sequence ATGTCAAAACAGGTAAAATATAACGTAGAAGCACGCGACGCCCTGAAAAGAGGTGTTGACATTCTTGCTAACGCAGTAAAAGTAACATTAGGTCCAAAAGGTCGTAACGTAATTATCGATAAAAAATTCGGTTCACCTATCATCACTAAAGATGGTGTTACTGTTGCTAAAGAAATCGAATTGAAAGATGCCGTTGAAAACATGGGCGCTCAAATGGTTAAAGAAGTTGCTTCTAAAACAGCAGATATTGCTGGTGATGGAACTACAACTGCAACCGTTTTAGCTCAAGCAATTATTACAACAGGTATTAAAAACGTTGCTGCAGGTGCAAATCCAATGGATTTGAAACGCGGTATTGATAAAGCAGTTTTAGCTGTAGTAGAAAACTTAAAATCTCAGTCGCAAGCGGTTGGTGATGATAATAATAAAATTAAACAAGTTGCATCTATCTCAGCAAATAATGATGAGGTTATCGGTTCGTTAATTGCTGAGGCGATGAGCAAAGTTGGTAAAGATGGTGTAATTACTGTTGAAGAAGCAAAAGGTACTGAAACTGAAGTTAAAACAGTTGAAGGTATGCAATTTGATAGAGGTTATTTATCTCCATATTTTGTTACCAATGCAGATAAAATGGAAGCTGAATTAGAAAATCCTTACATTTTAATCTACGACAAAAAAATTAGCAACATGAAAGAATTGTTGCCAGTTTTAGAAAAAACTGTTCAAACTGGAAAACCTTTAGTAATTATTTCTGAAGATTTAGACGGTGAAGCTTTAGCAACTTTAGTAGTAAACAAAATTCGTGGTTCATTAAAAGTTGTAGCGGTTAAAGCTCCAGGTTTTGGTGATAGAAGAAAAGCAATGTTAGAAGACATCGCAATCTTAACCGGTGGTATTGTGGTATCAGAAGAAAGAGGTTACAAATTAGAAAATGCTGATTTAACTTATTTAGGTTCTGCTGAAAAAGTTGTTGTTGATAAAGACAATACAACTGTAATTAACGGTGCTGGTAACTCTGAAGATATTAAATCTCGCGTAAGCCAAATTAAATCTCAAATTGAAACCACTACATCTGATTACGATAAAGAAAAATTGCAAGAACGTTTGGCTAAATTAGCCGGTGGTGTTGCTGTTCTTTATGTTGGTGCAGCTAGTGAAGTTGAAATGAAAGAGAAAAAAGACCGTGTTGATGATGCTTTACATGCAACTCGTGCAGCTGTAGAAGAAGGTATTGTTGCAGGTGGTGGTGTAGCTTTTATCCGTGCGGTTGAAGCTTTAGCTAACTTGAAAGGTGCAAACGAAGATGAGAATACTGGTATTCAAATTATTCGTCGTGCTATTGAAGAACCTTTACGTCAAATTTGCGAAAATGCAGGTGTTGAAGGTTCTATCGTAGTTCAAAAAGTAAAAGAAGGTACAGCCGATTTCGGTTACAATGCTCGTACTGATGTTTACGAAAACTTAATTGGTGCAGGTGTTATCGATCCAACTAAAGTAAGTCGTGTAGCATTGGAAAATGCAGCATCTATTGCAGCCATGTTATTAACTACTGAAGTTGTATTAGCAGACGAGCCTGAAGAGGCTGGCGCTGGTGCACACCCTCCAATGGGCGGTGGCGGTGGTATGGGTGGTATGATGTAA
- a CDS encoding co-chaperone GroES, with translation MALNLKPIAGSSNRVIVEPAAAEEKTASGLYIPDTAKEKPSKGTVVSVSEEDSEGKKPSVKVGDVVLYGKYGGTELPIEGKDYLIMRETDIYAIVG, from the coding sequence ATGGCGTTAAACCTTAAACCAATTGCTGGCAGTTCGAACAGAGTAATAGTTGAACCGGCTGCGGCAGAAGAAAAAACTGCGTCAGGATTGTACATTCCTGATACTGCTAAAGAAAAACCATCTAAAGGAACTGTTGTTTCTGTTTCAGAAGAGGATTCGGAAGGAAAAAAACCAAGTGTTAAAGTTGGTGATGTAGTTTTATATGGTAAATATGGTGGTACTGAACTTCCGATAGAAGGTAAAGATTACTTAATTATGCGTGAAACTGATATCTATGCAATCGTTGGATAA
- the secG gene encoding preprotein translocase subunit SecG, with protein MITFLIILLIIVCVALGLFVLIQNPKGGGLNAGGGGSNMFGVQRTGDVLEKGSWVLLAAIVVLTLSITTIAKTSGGSAAVGTSAIQERLNKTPSPSPIGSGSNSAKPIAPAPTTDSTKK; from the coding sequence ATGATAACCTTTTTGATTATTTTATTAATTATTGTGTGTGTAGCTTTAGGCTTATTTGTATTGATACAAAACCCTAAAGGTGGTGGTTTAAATGCAGGCGGCGGCGGCAGTAACATGTTTGGTGTTCAACGTACGGGCGATGTTTTGGAAAAAGGTTCATGGGTATTGTTAGCAGCAATAGTTGTTTTAACACTATCAATAACTACCATTGCTAAAACTAGCGGTGGCTCAGCGGCAGTTGGCACTTCTGCAATCCAAGAGCGTTTAAATAAAACACCTTCGCCATCTCCAATTGGTAGCGGTTCAAACAGTGCTAAACCTATAGCACCGGCTCCAACAACTGATTCTACCAAAAAATAA
- a CDS encoding LptE family protein produces MKIKIFGLFLIVALSSCAYSFGGATIVGLKTVTVRVFENNAPLVVPTLSNQFTEAVKTRIRNQTRLSITATDGDAIFEGRITGYDIRPVSLQSTSTPTAGANRLSITVAVKYTNNIKDHEKESFEESFTRTYDFPLNGASIQSLLPAAIENINKQLTEDIFNRAFAQW; encoded by the coding sequence ATGAAGATTAAAATATTTGGCTTATTCCTAATTGTGGCGCTAAGTTCATGTGCTTACTCTTTTGGAGGTGCAACAATTGTTGGTTTAAAAACAGTAACCGTTCGGGTATTCGAAAACAATGCGCCTTTGGTTGTACCTACATTAAGCAATCAGTTTACAGAAGCGGTTAAAACCCGTATTCGAAATCAAACTCGTTTAAGCATTACGGCAACAGATGGCGATGCAATTTTTGAAGGAAGAATAACTGGCTATGACATTAGGCCTGTATCTTTGCAATCGACCTCTACACCAACGGCTGGCGCTAACCGTTTAAGCATTACGGTTGCGGTAAAATATACCAATAACATTAAAGATCATGAAAAGGAAAGTTTTGAAGAAAGCTTTACAAGAACCTATGATTTTCCACTAAATGGCGCATCTATACAATCGCTTTTGCCAGCAGCTATAGAAAATATTAATAAACAATTAACGGAAGATATATTTAATAGGGCATTTGCACAGTGGTAA
- a CDS encoding sigma-54 interaction domain-containing protein gives MDTQNIKQRFGIIGNSPLLNRAIDIASQVAPTDMSVLITGESGSGKEVFSQIIHQMSARKHGAFIAVNCGAIPEGTIDSELFGHEKGSFTGAHEARKGYFEVANGGTIFLDEVAELPLGTQARLLRILESGEYLRVGSSKVQKTDVRIIAATNVDVYNRVKNGKFREDLYYRLNTVPLRIPALHERKEDIYLLFRKFSADFSDKYRSPGLNLEPDAVQILTNYSWPGNVRQLKNIAEQICVLEKERNVTGPAILNYIPNEAGSNLPATINSSSKEDFTERDILYKVLFDMKKDMVELKKLVAEIIQHGGNTATVLADNPQYINQLYRDVELPAGQEHAFTIQQPSQNNNNNNSNNADYFAHDAEEVEESLSLIDKESDLIKKALKKHKGKRKFAAQELGISERTLYRKIKELNL, from the coding sequence ATGGATACTCAAAATATAAAACAACGGTTTGGTATTATAGGCAATTCGCCCTTACTTAACCGTGCTATTGATATTGCAAGCCAAGTTGCGCCCACTGATATGTCGGTTTTGATTACCGGAGAAAGTGGAAGCGGAAAAGAAGTATTTTCTCAAATTATCCATCAAATGAGCGCCCGTAAACATGGTGCTTTTATTGCCGTAAATTGTGGTGCTATTCCGGAAGGAACAATAGATTCTGAATTATTTGGACATGAAAAAGGGTCTTTTACAGGCGCTCATGAAGCCCGTAAAGGTTATTTTGAGGTTGCCAACGGCGGAACTATTTTTTTAGATGAAGTTGCCGAATTACCTTTAGGAACACAGGCTCGTCTATTAAGAATTTTAGAAAGTGGTGAATATTTACGCGTAGGTTCATCAAAAGTGCAAAAAACAGATGTTCGTATTATTGCCGCAACAAATGTTGATGTTTATAATCGCGTTAAAAATGGAAAATTTCGTGAAGATTTATATTACAGATTAAATACGGTCCCTTTACGTATTCCCGCTTTGCATGAGCGCAAAGAAGATATTTATTTGCTGTTTAGGAAATTCTCTGCTGATTTTAGTGATAAATACCGTAGTCCGGGTTTAAACTTGGAGCCTGATGCCGTACAAATTTTAACCAATTATAGCTGGCCAGGAAATGTTAGGCAATTGAAAAATATTGCAGAACAGATTTGTGTTTTAGAAAAGGAACGAAACGTTACCGGACCAGCAATTTTGAATTACATTCCGAATGAAGCTGGAAGTAATTTACCAGCAACGATTAATTCATCATCAAAAGAAGATTTTACCGAAAGAGATATTCTTTATAAAGTGCTTTTTGATATGAAAAAGGACATGGTTGAATTGAAGAAACTGGTTGCAGAAATTATTCAGCATGGCGGAAATACGGCTACCGTTTTGGCTGATAATCCGCAGTATATTAATCAACTTTACCGTGATGTAGAATTACCTGCAGGGCAAGAACATGCTTTCACCATTCAACAACCTTCGCAAAATAACAACAATAATAACAGCAATAACGCTGATTATTTTGCTCATGACGCGGAAGAGGTTGAAGAATCTTTATCGCTTATAGACAAGGAATCTGATTTGATAAAAAAGGCGCTGAAAAAGCATAAAGGGAAACGCAAATTTGCCGCTCAAGAGCTTGGAATATCAGAAAGAACGCTCTACAGAAAAATTAAAGAGTTAAATTTATAA